The Streptomyces sp. A2-16 sequence GGCTGGACTTCACGGGCCTCGGCCGGGCCGCGTTCGCCCTGCTGCACGGGGTGCTGGAGGAATCCGCGCCGATCGCCCCGCATCCGGTCTCCGTGCCGGAACTGGTGATCCGGGAGAGCTCGGGGCGGCCGCCCGCCTGAACACCCCTTGCGCGCATAGCAACCGAGCGGTGCGGTGACGGACCCGGCCCGGGACAGACAGGGCGACGCCGGACTGCGGGGCGTGGGTCAGGGGGCGGTAGGTGAGGTGGGTGCCGTCCGCACATCGATCAGCGCGCGGTGTCCCACGCGGGCAGTGCCCGCTTCGGGGCGGGTCGCCCGCGCACCCAGCCGTAGAGGATCACCGAGCAGACCGCCGCCAACGCGCACCAGGTCGACGCGAACTCCAGCCGCCACAGCAGCCAGCACACCAGGGCGCCCGCCCCCGTCAGGATTCCGAGCGCCGTGAGCCGGCGGTCACCGGAGAACAGCAGTGCGCCGACCGTGGCGATCAGGTAGCCGGCGACCAGCAGTTCCGCCCGGGGCAGTCCGATGACGTAGGCCATGGTGTGGCCGCGGATCTCGGCCCGGACGGGGCGGGTGGCGAGAGCGCGGGCGAGGAAAGCGGCGGTCACCGCGCCCACCGCCACGAACAGCGCCACCCGGCGTCGGGCACCGCGTGGGGCGGCACACCACACGCCGAACGGCACCCACACCGCGAGCAAGGGCAGGGCGATGACGGCCCAGGCGACGGTGGCCGCGCCGGTCCCGCCGCCGATGTGCCAGATGCGGGCCTCGATCAGCTGGTGGGCGCCGAGCAGCAGGGGCAGCGCGGCCAGGGGCAGATCTCCCGCACGGCGGGTCCGGAGCACGCAGGCCACCCCGACGCACGAGAGGGCCGCGCCCGCCACGAGATCCGCTGTCGCACTCCAGCACATGACACCACCTTGTCAGGAGGGCCGTCGAGCACGCACCCCCAGCGCGAGGCGAGGGGGCCGCAGCGGACCGCTCACGCGCAGATGCCCTGCGGTGGGCGGAACGTGCGGTCGGTGCCGGAGTCCGTGTTCACCTGCTCCCGCACGGTCTCCAACTGCTGCAGCAGCGAGTCGAGTTGCCGCTGGGTCGGATCTCGGAAGAACTCCAGGACCGCTCGGTGGAACGCGTCTCGCAGTTCGGGCGGCATCACGTCGGAGGCGTCGAAGCAGAGGGTGCGGGCACGGGTGGTGAGCAGCGAGTCGATCGCTCGCTCGACCGGGGTCGCGGAGGCCGGCGGGGACAGCCCGGCCGTGTCGGGGAACAGCGGCCGTACCGCGGGATCGGCCTCCGCCCACCAGCGTTCCCGCCCGGCGGGGCTCGACAGCCGCTCCACGAGCTGCTGGGCGTCCGGGTCGTCGCTGAAGACGGCGGCCATGTCGCCAGCGACCTCGAAGGCGTCCCGGTACGCGGACTGCCCGTCCAGATAGCGGGCCGACGGTTCCACCGTCACGTCGTCGCCCGCGTAGACGTATCGGATGAAGGCGCTCTGGTGTTCGTGCGTGCAGTCGAAGCCGGGCGACTCGAGCAGGCCGCGCGGCTGTCCGCCGGGGCCGGACGAGCCCTCGAACGACGTGGTCAGGGACCGCTCCACCGACTTCGGGGAGCGTGTGCCGAGCAGTCGCGCCCAGGTGGTCCAGGCGCGCTCGACCGCCGGGTCGCGCCAGTCGAGGCGGGCCGTGGCCCACTCGGCGTAGAGGGTGGGGCCCGCCTGGTGGAGCAGGAGGTCCTCGATCCAGTCGGTGCCGGGCCAGCCGGAGGTCGCCTGCGAGGCGAGGCCCACGCACCAGGTGGGCCGGTCGCCCGGCGCGCCCCGCCGGCTCCACACGAGGCTCTTGAGGTCGACCTTCAGCGGCACCCAGTACGTGCGCCGCCGGCTGTCGACCAGCAGGGTCGGCGCCCAGGGCGGGTAGGCGCGCTCGGCGCTCGCCTCGGCGAGGGGCTTGAGCTTGTCGCGGCGGGCGTACTCGGTGAGTTCGCCGATGCTGTTGAGGACCGCCACGTCCGGCGGGTCGTCGGCCTCCAGCTGTGAGACGAGCGTCTCGCGGAGTGAGCGGGTGCCTTCGTAGGTGTACGTCCGTCCGGTCCCGTCGTCCAGTTTGTCGAGGGTGGCTTCGAACGCCTTGCCCTCCTCACCGGTCCAGGGGCCGAGGACGACCAGCGGATCGCGGGTGTCCGATCCGCAGCCGGGGACCAGGGCCAGCAGACAGGCCACGAGGGCGACACGCAGCAGACGGCTCATGCGACGGCTCCCGGGCGGGTGACGACGAGGTACTCGCGGCGGTAGGAGTGCAGGGCGCCGGCGATGACGGCCGCGGCGGCAAGGCCCGCGGGGAAGACGAAGGGGGCGAGGCCGTCGAGGAGGGCGAGCCTGCCGTGCGCGAGGTTCTCGTCGATCCGGACCCGGAGCGTCTCAATGGCCTGCGGCTCCGGTCCGGCGAACGGCCTCTCCTCGGCGACCGTCTCCGTCTGCGGCGAGGTCCGCTCGGCCAGCGCGTCCGCTAGGGGAACGGTGTCCTGCTGGGCGTCAAGGGCCAGCAGGGCGTCTACGGTCAGGAACGGAACGGCGAGCAGCACCAGGGCGGCGACCGCGAGGGGGATGCTCAGCCGGATCCGGAAGCGGCTGCGCAGGAAGGACACCGTCCGCCACAGCCCGGCGGCGAGCAGGGCCAGGGCGAGCGCGACGATCACCGCCGCGGCGGTCGCACCCGTGCCCCACGCGGCCCGGTCGGCGAGCCGGTCGCGCAGCCGCCCCTCCAGACCGGTCACCCGGTCGACGATCGAGGTCGCGGCGGACCCGGTGGCGGCCGGGCAGGCCGGATAGGGGTTCCGGCCGGTCGCCGCGACGGGCCGCGAGCACAGCATGCTGCGCGCGTACGTGAGTTCGGCGTCGCGCAGGACCGGGTCGGTTGCGTGGCCCTGGGCCCGGCCGATCCAGCCGGTGTAGTCGACGACCAGCGCGGACACGACCCGCAGTTCCTGCTCCTCGGGGACGGTGAGGGCTCCGCTGCGGGTGACCTGGTTCAGGCTCTGGGTGGCGCGGGCGATCCTGGTCCGGTACCGCTCGCTGAGACCGCTGAGCTCGGCCGCCCGCCCCTCCGCCAGGTTCCGTTCGGCGACACCCTGCGCGATGAGCAGCGAGACCCGGGCGTCCGCGAGATCGACCAGCGCGGGCGCCGCGCGGTCCCGGATGTACGCGGAGTCGCCGCGCACTCCTGTGTAGGCCCAGCCGAGCGCCCCGAAGGCCACGACGGCGAGCAGCGGCAGCGCGACGAGCCGGTCCCGCAGGTAGGCGCGGTTGCGGTGGCCGGCGGCCGCGGGCCAGGCGTAGCGGTGGACGCTCTGGACGAGTTCGGCGGCTACGGCGGCGACACCCCGCGCGAGGCGGAGGGTGTCCTGTGCGACGGCCCGTAGGCGACCGTCCGGAGCCAGTCGGCGACTCTCTTGCCGAGCCATGGGCTGTCCCTGTGGTGTCGGAAGGCAAGCGGGCGGACCTCGTAGGCGCGGTCCAGGAGGATCTCGGCCACGGTCGCGTCCTCGGGGGCGGCGGAGCGGGCGGCCTGGTGGGCGAGGGTGAGACAGCGGCGGGACAGGTCCTCCCGCAGGCCGTGCTCGTCGGGCGGGAGGCCGAGCCGGGGGTCCGCGCCGGCGGCGAGGGCGGCGAGGCCCTCCGCGTCCAGGGCGCCGCGCGCGAGGGCGCCCTGGACTGCCTCCCAGACCTCGACGGTCATCCGGACCCTGGCCTCCTCGTCGGTCAGGCCGTGCGCGTGGAAGAGCAGGGCGAGTCTCCCGAGCACCTCGCCGAGCCGTCGCGGCACCTCGTCGTCGTGCCCGGCCCTGCGCACGTACTCGATCCCGATCCGCACGGCTGCGGTACGCGCGGCGGTCCGGTGCCGCGAGTGCTGCGGTACGGCGTCGAGTTCGTGCACGGCCTCCTCGCGTGCCCTTTCGCCGTCCAGCGCGAGGCGGGCCCGGGCGGCGCCGAAGGCCGCGCTGCCCAGGGAGGGGTTGCGCAGCCGGACCGCCTCGTACAGGGTCAGGGCCTCGTGGGGGCGTCCGAGGCGTTCCGCGCAGTGGCCGAGGGCCAGCTTCGGCGCGTACTCGCCGGGGATCGCCGCGTAGACCCGGTCGAAGTGCCGCCATGCGGCGGCGACTTGGCCGCGGGCGAGGGCGAGGAGCCCGTGGTGCCAGTCCAGCCGCCAGTCGTAGGGCGCGTGCCGGGGGCCGATCCGTGCCTCGGCGGCCCGCAGTTCGCGTTCGGCGGCGTCCGGTCCGTCGGCCGGGTTCCGCAACCGCAGCCGGCAGCGCAGGAGATGGACCTCCGTGGAGTCCCGCCAGTCGCCGATGTGCTGGAGCAGGGCCTCCGGGGCAGCGTCGGCGAGCCTGCTCAGCTCGGCGTGGTGGGCGTCGCGGGGGTCGGGGCGCGGGACGGGCAGGCGCTGGGCCACTTCGGCGGGCGAGGGCGGGGCGAACGGGGACGGCGCGTCCGGTTCGGCCCAGTGGGCGAGGGGTGGCGCGGAGCCGAGGGCGCCGTCGAGGGCGTACGCCGACTGGAGGAAGAGCGGCGAGGGTTCGAAGGTCTCGGCGCCGGTGCGCAGCGAGCGCAACTCGCGGAAGACGCCCCGCAACTGCTGCTCCATCTCACGGGCGTCGGCGAACCGGCCGGCGGGATCGTCCAGCGTGGCGCGGTGCAGGACACGGGCGAGCGAGAGCAGACCGAGACCACGGGGAACGGGAGCGGTGGCATCACCGGGCTCCCACACCTCCTTGACCGCCGCCCCCGACTCCCTGACTGCCCTGCGGGGCGCCGGCGGGGGTACGGCGGGCGGCAACGGCTCGGCGGGCGCCTGCGCCGCGTCGGGTGCGGGGACTGCACCTGCCGACTCGCCACCGTCGCCCGGGGCCGCGCCTACGTTCGGCGCACCCTCCGTGACGGTGGCGGGGGCGGCACCCGGTGCTTCCTCACGGTCCATTGCCCCACCGGCACCCGGACCGCGGGCCGCATCCGGCAACCCCTCCGCCCCGGACGCTTCCTCGTCACCACGGGTCTGGGCGACACCCCGTTCCGGGTCGACACTCGGCGTCTTCTCGGCTCCCGATCCCTGAGCGAGACCCGGCACCTCCTCGGCCCCGGAAGCTCCCTCCCCGGTCGGCGACTTCGGGCCGGCCGGCTCCTCGACGGCGCCCAAGTCACCTTCGGCGACCGGTTCCTCCCCGGCAACACCCGCCGCTCCCCGCTCGGTCGGTGCCTCCGCAACAACCCGCGCGTCTCCAGCGGCGGCAGCTGCCGCCCCGCCGCCCGCCGCTCTCGCGGCGACCGCCTGCGGTCCATTCCTGGCACCGCGCGCCACCACCCCGCCGCCCGAGGCTCTCCCGGCACCCGCCCCCGGTCCACCTCCGGCACGGCCCTCCACCGCCCCCCTCCCAGCCGCCGCCCCCTCCGGCCCTTCGGCCTCCAGCCCTTCCGCAACCTCCCCCGCCACCCGACCCAACGTCCCCAGATCCCCCAGCAGCCGCAGATCCTCCGGTGACGTGCCGAGGCCGCTCAGGCGGCGGAGGGTTTCGCCCAGGCTGAAGAGGTCGTCCTGGTGGCCGGACTCGCCGTGGGGGCCCACGGTGGGGGCGCTGAAGCCGGGTGTGGTCATCCCGGGCGCCCCGGCCGGACGCACGCTGCCCACGTCGATGATCTTCGTCGTGGTGCCGTCGTGCATGACGTTGTCCGGCTTCAGGTCGCCGTAGACCTTGCCCGGCCGGTAGGCGTGCAGATAGGCGAGGGCGGACAGGATCCGCACCCCGTAGGCGAGCACGAACTCGTGGAAGCGGTGGTCGCCGAACTCCCCGGGGTTCAGTTTCGCCCGTGCCCGCACCTCCTCCAGCGTGAGCCCGTCCACGTACTGGAGGACGAGGAAGTCGCCGACGCCGGGATGATGGCCGTAGTTGAAGACGCGGATGATGTCGTCGTGGCCGAGGTCGACCAGGGCCCGCCGTTCCCGGGCCAGGGCGGCCGCCGCGGCCGCGGCCTGCTCCGGGTGCAGCATCTTGATGGCGACCTCGCGGTTGTCGACCTTGGTGTCGAGCGCGAGGTGGACCTCGCCCATGCCGCCGTAGCCGAGCGGCCGGATCAGCCGGTACTGGCCCGCGAGCAACTGACCGGGAGGCAGGGGCAGTTCTCCGGGGTCGCTGCCGGGCCCCCAGCCGCGGCCCAGCAGTGTGATCGTGGGCAGCACGGTCGGGTCGGGGTTCTCCGCGGGAAGGTCGACGTGCGCGGCCCTCAGATACATCCGCGGTCCGGCGACGACAAGCGGACCGAACGACCCCTCGGATTCCGGTACTTCACCGAACGCACTCCCGCCCCGAGCCCCCTTCATGCCTCCTCAGAATAGGGCCAGGTGCCGGGATCGACCCCTTCCGTTCCCCTTGAGAACCGTGTTGCCGCCGGGTTCGGCCGGACGGGAAGGCCGGGATCGGCGTCCCCCGGGGCTCGGCGCCCCTCTAGAGTGAGGGGTCCCTGTCAGAAGGGTCCGGACCGCAGCCGTCCTGGCCAGCAGCGGTGAAGGAGACACGGTGACCCTGCGCGAGAACGATCCGGAGTCCGTGGGCGGCTACCGGATCGAATCGCGGATCGGGACCGGCGGCATGGGTGTCGTCTATCTCGGCCGCTCGGCCTCGGGCCGGGCCGTCGCGGTGAAGGTCGTTCACACGCGGTACGCCGACAACCCCGAGTTCCGGGCCAGGTTCCGGCAGGAGATCGCCGCCGCACGCCGGGTCAGCGGCGCGTTCACGGCGCCGGTGGTGGACGCGGACCCGGAGGCGGCACGGCCGTGGATGGCCACCGCGTTCGTCCCGGGCCGTACCCTCGCGGAGCTGGTCGACGGGACGGGCCCGCTGGACTGGCCCGCGCTGCGCCGCCTCGGCACCGAACTCGCCGAGGCACTGCGGGAGATCCATCGCGCGGAGGTCGTGCACCGGGACCTGAAGCCGAGCAATGTGCTGCTGCTGGAGAGCGAGGGCGACGACGGGGCCGTGCGCGTCATCGACTTCGGCATCTCGCGCGCGGCAGACAGCGACGTCCGTACCCAGACGGGCATGGTGATGGGCTCGCCGCCGTTCATGGCACCGGAGCAGTTCAGCCGTCCGCACGAGGTCGGCTCCGCGGTGGACGTCTTCTCGCTGGGCGCCGTGCTCGTGTATGCGGCCACCGGGCACAGCCCCTTCGAGGCGGAGAACGCCTATCTGGCCGCCTACAACACGGTGCACGGCGAGCCCCGGCTCGGTGCGCTGCCCGAGCAGCTGCGCCCACTGGTGTCGCGCTGTCTGGCGAAGGAGCCCGCCGACCGGCCGACGTCGAGCGAGGTCCTGGAGATGTTGGCGGGGCTCCCCGACGAGCTGTCCGAGGGGAGACCCGCCGACGAGCAGTCCCGGGCTCCGGAGGTCCTGACGACGGCGATGGCGACCGCGTCGCTCACGGACGCCGGGCCGGTCCGGCGCGGGCGCCGCTGGAGGAGACTGTGGGCCGCCGTCGCGGTCGTGGCTCTGCTCGGCGTGGCGGGGGCGGCCGCGGTCGCCGTGGTGGGCGAGGAACCGGCGAGCTCGGTCGACGAGTTCGACGCTCTCGCGCCGCGGACGACACCGGGCGCGACGGCACCGGCGGGCTGGCGGCCCTGGCACAACGCGTTGGGCTCGGACGCCGAGGACCAGCAGATGAGCATCGGCCCGTCGTGCACCCCGGACGCGCTGGGCGTCTTCTGCGCCTCCGAGAAAGACGCCCTGATGCGGCTGAACCCGGCGACGGGGAAGGTGGACTGGACGAAGCCCATGAGCCGCAGGCAGGTCACGAGCTTCTCGGTGCGCGGACCTCTCGTCCATGACGGTGTGGTCTTCGTGTACAGCGCCGACCGCTCGCAGGGAATCGACGCCTACGACGGAAGGACCGGCGAGCGGCTGTGGCAGCTCAAGGGCCCGCTCGGCGAGTTCAAGAGCCTGGGCGGGGTGCTTCTCGTGCGCCTGGACGAAGGCCCCTCCGACACGGCACGCTATGCGGCCCATGACCCTCGCACGGGCAAGGAGTTGTGGCGGCGCGAGCTCAAGTCGACCTCGTCGAACCCCTTCTACGAGGGCCCCGAGGACACGCTCTACGCCGACCTGCGCGGCGGCGAAGGGGGCATCGCCCGCATCGACGCGCGCACCGGCAGGACGCTGAGCCGTGTCGATGCGCCCAAGGGCGACCTGTGGCTGGCGACGGTCCACGACGGCACGGCGTACTACGCACGCTGGGAGGACGACTCCGGCGTGTCCGCCGCCTTCTTCGTCCAGGATCTCGGCAGCGGGAAGACCCGCCGGATCGACTTCCCCTGGAGCGTGGAGCCCGAGGCTCCGCCGCTGGTGCAGGGCGACACCATGTACATCTTCGACTACGGCAACGAGACCCTGCTCGCCCTCGACGTGAAGCGGGGCAAGCCGCTGTGGTCCAGCTCGCGCGATCTGCGCGTCTTCAGCGAACCGGCGTACCACGCGGGCAAGGTGTACGTCACGATGCCGGACACCAGCATTCTGGCCCTCGATCCGAGGACCGGTAAGGAGATCGGCCGTACCGCCCCCTCCTTCGACACGGCCGGCCGTTCCTTCCAGGAACTGTCGCCGGTCTCGGTGCCGCCGCTGCTGGTGGGGAACGTGCTGTACGGGGTCAGCGGACCGGGGATCTTCTCGGTGGCCGACGTCACCTGAGCCGGCCGCGCCGGTGAACGGACATGGGCCCGACCCGAGAGCCGGGCCCACCCGGTCGCTCAGGCGGTGTGCAGGGTCAGTCCGTACCGGTTGAGGATCTCGTTGACGGGCTGGAACCAGGTCTCGCCGCCGCCGGAGCAGTTGCCCCAGCCCCCGGAGGTGACGCCCTGGGCCTGGTCGCCGCTGATGAACGAGCCGCCGGAGTCGCCGGGTTCGGCGCAGACACTGGTCTTGGTCATCTGGTGCACCGCGCCCTGGCTGTAGTTGACGGTCTCGTTCATCGCGAGGACCGTGCCGCAGTGCCAGTGGGTGGTCGAGCCGGAGCGGCAGATCGAGGAGCCGACGGGCGCCACGTTCGAGCCGCGCACGAGCTGGTCGGAGACGGTGCCCCAGCCGAGCACGACCGGCACGGTCCACCAGCCGCTGCCCACGTTGACCCAGGCGTAGTCGTTGTCCGGGAAGGACGAGCCCTGGAAGTTGCCGACGTAGCTGCGGTCCCAGCCGTAGACGCTGCCGGTGTGCTGGTCGCAGTGGCCGGCGGTGACGAAGCCGCCGTAGACCGAGAAGCCGATGGAGCAGCGGACGTTGCCGGTGTAGTAGGGGTCGCCTCCGACGGTTCCGGCGGCGAAGGTGGTCGGCGCCGAGGCCACCTCCCGCACGGTGACGGGTCCTGCCTTGCGGGCGCGGGCGACGAACTCCCGGACATCGTTGTCACCCTGTCGGCCCGCGACGATGTTCACCACCACCGCGCCGGCCTTCGGGTCGGCGTGCCAGCTGCTGACGGCGTCCGGTGCGGGGAGCCTGTCGAGCCGGGCCTGGGTGGCGGAGAGTTCGCGGGCGCTGTGGGCGACGGTACGGACCGTGGCGCCGGTGGCGCGTATCTCGCGGAGGGCATTGGTGGAGGTGTGGGGGGTGACGGCGACGGTCAGCGTGCCCTTGCCGGCGTCGAACCAGGATCCGCCGTACGAACTGCCCGCCATCCGGCGGACCTTGGGCTCCAGGGCCGTGGCCCGCCGTTCGGCGGCGAGCCTCGCGGTGGCTTCGGCCTTGGTGAGGCCGAGGTCCCGCTGCATCGCCGTCAGGAGTCCGGCCGAGGCG is a genomic window containing:
- a CDS encoding DUF6629 family protein, translated to MCWSATADLVAGAALSCVGVACVLRTRRAGDLPLAALPLLLGAHQLIEARIWHIGGGTGAATVAWAVIALPLLAVWVPFGVWCAAPRGARRRVALFVAVGAVTAAFLARALATRPVRAEIRGHTMAYVIGLPRAELLVAGYLIATVGALLFSGDRRLTALGILTGAGALVCWLLWRLEFASTWCALAAVCSVILYGWVRGRPAPKRALPAWDTAR
- a CDS encoding alpha-glucoside ABC transporter substrate-binding protein, translating into MSRLLRVALVACLLALVPGCGSDTRDPLVVLGPWTGEEGKAFEATLDKLDDGTGRTYTYEGTRSLRETLVSQLEADDPPDVAVLNSIGELTEYARRDKLKPLAEASAERAYPPWAPTLLVDSRRRTYWVPLKVDLKSLVWSRRGAPGDRPTWCVGLASQATSGWPGTDWIEDLLLHQAGPTLYAEWATARLDWRDPAVERAWTTWARLLGTRSPKSVERSLTTSFEGSSGPGGQPRGLLESPGFDCTHEHQSAFIRYVYAGDDVTVEPSARYLDGQSAYRDAFEVAGDMAAVFSDDPDAQQLVERLSSPAGRERWWAEADPAVRPLFPDTAGLSPPASATPVERAIDSLLTTRARTLCFDASDVMPPELRDAFHRAVLEFFRDPTQRQLDSLLQQLETVREQVNTDSGTDRTFRPPQGICA
- a CDS encoding tetratricopeptide repeat protein, whose product is MKGARGGSAFGEVPESEGSFGPLVVAGPRMYLRAAHVDLPAENPDPTVLPTITLLGRGWGPGSDPGELPLPPGQLLAGQYRLIRPLGYGGMGEVHLALDTKVDNREVAIKMLHPEQAAAAAAALARERRALVDLGHDDIIRVFNYGHHPGVGDFLVLQYVDGLTLEEVRARAKLNPGEFGDHRFHEFVLAYGVRILSALAYLHAYRPGKVYGDLKPDNVMHDGTTTKIIDVGSVRPAGAPGMTTPGFSAPTVGPHGESGHQDDLFSLGETLRRLSGLGTSPEDLRLLGDLGTLGRVAGEVAEGLEAEGPEGAAAGRGAVEGRAGGGPGAGAGRASGGGVVARGARNGPQAVAARAAGGGAAAAAAGDARVVAEAPTERGAAGVAGEEPVAEGDLGAVEEPAGPKSPTGEGASGAEEVPGLAQGSGAEKTPSVDPERGVAQTRGDEEASGAEGLPDAARGPGAGGAMDREEAPGAAPATVTEGAPNVGAAPGDGGESAGAVPAPDAAQAPAEPLPPAVPPPAPRRAVRESGAAVKEVWEPGDATAPVPRGLGLLSLARVLHRATLDDPAGRFADAREMEQQLRGVFRELRSLRTGAETFEPSPLFLQSAYALDGALGSAPPLAHWAEPDAPSPFAPPSPAEVAQRLPVPRPDPRDAHHAELSRLADAAPEALLQHIGDWRDSTEVHLLRCRLRLRNPADGPDAAERELRAAEARIGPRHAPYDWRLDWHHGLLALARGQVAAAWRHFDRVYAAIPGEYAPKLALGHCAERLGRPHEALTLYEAVRLRNPSLGSAAFGAARARLALDGERAREEAVHELDAVPQHSRHRTAARTAAVRIGIEYVRRAGHDDEVPRRLGEVLGRLALLFHAHGLTDEEARVRMTVEVWEAVQGALARGALDAEGLAALAAGADPRLGLPPDEHGLREDLSRRCLTLAHQAARSAAPEDATVAEILLDRAYEVRPLAFRHHRDSPWLGKRVADWLRTVAYGPSHRTPSASRGVSPP
- a CDS encoding serine/threonine-protein kinase — its product is MTLRENDPESVGGYRIESRIGTGGMGVVYLGRSASGRAVAVKVVHTRYADNPEFRARFRQEIAAARRVSGAFTAPVVDADPEAARPWMATAFVPGRTLAELVDGTGPLDWPALRRLGTELAEALREIHRAEVVHRDLKPSNVLLLESEGDDGAVRVIDFGISRAADSDVRTQTGMVMGSPPFMAPEQFSRPHEVGSAVDVFSLGAVLVYAATGHSPFEAENAYLAAYNTVHGEPRLGALPEQLRPLVSRCLAKEPADRPTSSEVLEMLAGLPDELSEGRPADEQSRAPEVLTTAMATASLTDAGPVRRGRRWRRLWAAVAVVALLGVAGAAAVAVVGEEPASSVDEFDALAPRTTPGATAPAGWRPWHNALGSDAEDQQMSIGPSCTPDALGVFCASEKDALMRLNPATGKVDWTKPMSRRQVTSFSVRGPLVHDGVVFVYSADRSQGIDAYDGRTGERLWQLKGPLGEFKSLGGVLLVRLDEGPSDTARYAAHDPRTGKELWRRELKSTSSNPFYEGPEDTLYADLRGGEGGIARIDARTGRTLSRVDAPKGDLWLATVHDGTAYYARWEDDSGVSAAFFVQDLGSGKTRRIDFPWSVEPEAPPLVQGDTMYIFDYGNETLLALDVKRGKPLWSSSRDLRVFSEPAYHAGKVYVTMPDTSILALDPRTGKEIGRTAPSFDTAGRSFQELSPVSVPPLLVGNVLYGVSGPGIFSVADVT
- a CDS encoding S1 family peptidase, which codes for MRRTGIMRAGLAVLLLLGLGATAGTAPAAADEKQPASAGLLTAMQRDLGLTKAEATARLAAERRATALEPKVRRMAGSSYGGSWFDAGKGTLTVAVTPHTSTNALREIRATGATVRTVAHSARELSATQARLDRLPAPDAVSSWHADPKAGAVVVNIVAGRQGDNDVREFVARARKAGPVTVREVASAPTTFAAGTVGGDPYYTGNVRCSIGFSVYGGFVTAGHCDQHTGSVYGWDRSYVGNFQGSSFPDNDYAWVNVGSGWWTVPVVLGWGTVSDQLVRGSNVAPVGSSICRSGSTTHWHCGTVLAMNETVNYSQGAVHQMTKTSVCAEPGDSGGSFISGDQAQGVTSGGWGNCSGGGETWFQPVNEILNRYGLTLHTA